ATTTCATCGCGTACACGCTGGAAGAATGCCCATTTTTCCTCTTCTGTTCCTTCTGCTTTTGCAGGGTCGTCAAAACCCCAATGAGCTTTTTTGATATGAGGCGGCGTCACCGGACACTTATCAGCAGCATCTCCGCAAAGTGTAACGATAAAATCTGCAGCAAATAAAATTTCCTGGTCTATCTCATTAGAAGTTTGATTTGAAATGTCAATGTTTACTTCTTGCATAGCTTTCACTGCATTCGGATTTACGCCCTGAGCTTCAATTCCTGCACTAAGAACCCGCCACTCTTCACCAAGAATCTTTTTGCCCCAGCCTTCAGCCATTTGGCTTCGGCACGAATTGCCTGTGCATAAAAAGTACAGTGTTTTTTTAGACATAATGATATTCCCCTTTTTAATTTTTCTTTAAAAATGCTTTCATTCAATTCCTATCTCCCACGTACAAGCAGGTTCTTTAATTCCTATGCATTCATATAAGTCCGTACTTATATGAATTAGATTATAACAGAATCCCCGACTTCACTCATCAGCCGATTGAGTCTATTCCGTTTTTACCTCTTCCTTAGTACCGATATTTTTTCAATAATAAAAGAACAATAGCAGTCAATATTTTTTGATACCGCTTCAAAAATATTCAAAGCAGTCAGTCTTCCGTAATAAATCAATAAAATTCTCCTGATATTTACCAACTAGCTTACAATTTTGAGTCAAATTTGTAACATTACATTCCTGCCTATCGATAGGTTGTACAATCGATGTACATCAATTTTCGTTAGGAGCCTGATTATGAATAAGAAACGTTTATCCTGGGTTGATGCCGTCAAAGGGTTTTTAATGATTCTTGTCGTTATTGGTCATTATCCTGGAGAGCTTGATTTTCCATTTGATCAGTATATCTATTGGTTTCACATGCCCGCTTTTTTTATTTTAAGCGGCTTGTTATTTAAGCCGGCTGCGGAAAAAGGTTTAATGAAACAGTCGATAAAAAAACGATTTATGCAGTTGATTGTCCCTTACTTGTTTTTCCTGGTAAGTATTACACTGATTCGCTACGGCATAGAGATTAGTTCAGGTAATCTGGATTTTTCTTGGTACGTAAATGATCTTTGGACACTTGCTGTCGGCGGACGTTTTGTGCGTGGTGCGTACGGTGTGTTCTGGTTTATAACTACACTTTTCTTTACGTATGTAATTTTCTTATGGATGACTAAATATTTTAGCCGCACGAAACAATTTGTGATATTGGCTGTCTTTTACAGTATTGCCCACGTTGAAAGCGTATTTGCGATGCGCGTCATTGACGGCACGCCATCTTCTGCGTCCCAAACGATTCCTATGATTTGGAACATAGATGTTGCACTCATCGCAGTCGTCTATTTCGCCTTTGGTTATTATATGAAAAACATTTGGATGAAAGTATCCAGAGGCTGGCTGCTGGCTGGATTAATTGCAAGTATCACAGCGGTTTTACTTGATAGGAGTCATGTGATTGACTATCATCTGAGCATGAAGTTTTTGCGTTATGACCACTTTATTTTGGATTTGATCATTCCGCTTTCATTCACACTTGTAATAGTCGGGATTTTCCAGCTCGTCGCCTCTAATTTGTCTTTAACATGGCTGCAAAATATCGAGAAGCATTCGTTAACGATTATGTATTTGCACATCTTTACAGATAAATTGTTAAACGATTATATTACGTATGGCATTCTTGGGTACACAGCATTTGGAATTACTGTGCCAATTGCACTTTCAGTCATTATACAAAATTTTATACCGCACGGAAAAGTGCTCCTTGGCGGATTTTCACAAAAAAGGATGACTGCGAATCGCGCAATAACTGAGTAAGGCACTTCTCCTATTTGCAGTGAATATAGAAACGAACGTAACGAACTGCGTCACCGTTACACAAAATTAAAAGTACTTGTGCAGGAAACATTCATGAATGTTTTGACACAAGTGCTTTTTTCATTTTATTTCTCTTAACAAATCGCATATATTTCATTTGGTCCAGCAGCATTCTTACATGCGGGATCAGAAGATGCCCCTGTGATGTTTAATTTATAAATTGAGTGTACTGAAAATTCTTTAAACAATGCGTGCATCGCCCTTTTTTAGGGTAGTAAGAGAATATAGAGGAAAATAGTGAGGTGAGTTCAATTGAAGCAATCTAACGAGCAACCTATTAAAAAAAGTGCTTCTTTACCAGCTGGCGAATTAAAAAAAGTTGTAGATTACTCCATGTTTACATTCGAATCAACAGAACAGGTTGAAAAATTAACAACGATTATCGGACAACAACGCGCACGTTCTGTCATGAATTTTGGACTTCACGTCAATAAACCCGGTTATAATATGTACGTCTCCGGAATAGAAGGAACCGGAAAAACAGCTTTTGTAAATTCGGTCGTAAACAGCTTTT
The Sporosarcina sp. P33 genome window above contains:
- the arsC gene encoding arsenate reductase (thioredoxin) produces the protein MSKKTLYFLCTGNSCRSQMAEGWGKKILGEEWRVLSAGIEAQGVNPNAVKAMQEVNIDISNQTSNEIDQEILFAADFIVTLCGDAADKCPVTPPHIKKAHWGFDDPAKAEGTEEEKWAFFQRVRDEIGARIERFSKTGE
- a CDS encoding acyltransferase family protein, producing MNKKRLSWVDAVKGFLMILVVIGHYPGELDFPFDQYIYWFHMPAFFILSGLLFKPAAEKGLMKQSIKKRFMQLIVPYLFFLVSITLIRYGIEISSGNLDFSWYVNDLWTLAVGGRFVRGAYGVFWFITTLFFTYVIFLWMTKYFSRTKQFVILAVFYSIAHVESVFAMRVIDGTPSSASQTIPMIWNIDVALIAVVYFAFGYYMKNIWMKVSRGWLLAGLIASITAVLLDRSHVIDYHLSMKFLRYDHFILDLIIPLSFTLVIVGIFQLVASNLSLTWLQNIEKHSLTIMYLHIFTDKLLNDYITYGILGYTAFGITVPIALSVIIQNFIPHGKVLLGGFSQKRMTANRAITE